The following are encoded together in the Lactuca sativa cultivar Salinas chromosome 1, Lsat_Salinas_v11, whole genome shotgun sequence genome:
- the LOC111896718 gene encoding uncharacterized protein LOC111896718 has translation MKSPMLLAFFFILLCAQFLSNLALESQEEKGTPSLSENGYNGDDGLKRDQLMLSKASKGKGTYGGQNDRPPSTKKSRAVSILSKPPVYISNTGIGGVVVSMILVFGL, from the exons ATGAAGTCTCCAATGCTTCTTGCATTCTTCTTCATTCTTTTGTGTGCTCAATTCCTATCTAACTTGGCTCTTGAATCTcaag AGGAGAAAGGCACACCTAGTTTGAGTGAAAATGGTTATAATGGAGATGATGGCTTGAAACGTGATCAATTGATGCTATCGAAGGCAAGTAAAGGGAAGGGTACATATGGTGGTCAAAACGATCGGCCTCCTAGTACTAAGAAAAGTAGAGCGGTCTCTATACTCTCAAAACCACCCGTATACATTTCAAATACTGGTATTGGTGGTGTTGTCGTATCTATGATCCTTGTTTTCGGTTTATAG